Proteins encoded in a region of the Neodiprion lecontei isolate iyNeoLeco1 chromosome 5, iyNeoLeco1.1, whole genome shotgun sequence genome:
- the LOC107217154 gene encoding DNA-directed RNA polymerase III subunit RPC9, with product MELQKACVGYLSNYEVLDILQGAKSNKQHRKPHNQLATISYQTIRYLEDTPSKKHTPESITGFLKAVQAFKLTKCEKLTLLNLCPTTALEIQLVIEDSEERLTEDEVNSLLQVIATHLGNDKTNDMEMDTDQ from the exons ATGGAACT GCAAAAGGCGTGCGTCGGATACCTGAGCAATTACGAGGTATTGGACATCTTGCAAGGGGCTAAATCTAATAAGCAGCATCGTAAGCCCCATAATCAGTTGGCTACGATTAGTTATCAAACTATAAGATACCTGGAGGACACACCATCTAAGAAACATACACCAGAATCAATTACAGGATTTTTAAAAGCAGTCCAAGCTTTTAAGTTGACCAAATGTGAAAAGCTTACCCTACTTAATTTGTGTCCGACGACTGCGCTTGAAATTCAATTG GTAATCGAAGATAGTGAAGAGAGGTTGACAGAAGACGAAGTAAACTCCTTGCTCCAAGTGATCGCAACACACCTGGGTAACGATAAGACAAATGATATGGAAATGGATACTGACCAGTAA
- the LOC107217473 gene encoding armadillo repeat-containing protein 5 isoform X1, which produces MSTSSEKNDRQLSLNLIKDLKSDSKTEICSSLTLLKRDSKCQKQFVLDGGLLLLVQLFHSDSLKILDLLLSVLANMCLHTYVRIEFRSRNPASEVTNLLKNNKSQSIQCRACRLIGNLAECSWHARALCQAGVVRIITNVLKSSKTIRRVQITAVRAIRNIWSSTKSSREEILEVGTFREITTIFVLTNEKKEEKSNQELIHVCLKAMLAFVQSSDPRCGSQLQEGFKCIVDHSQKKNEMAIKCLYVLSQIAEYRPSLGTLGAVECIVSSITEDSKFLWELLGSLCLFCREAINRARVRSSTGLEVMLGILKRPEHDRYHPMLLHALAQFVYDDPSILKMIKNGLLDVLIMKLQEMTAESTGDDAERYVTKKRSASSPLSHRTETKFNRSEFGRYLNTRYSLDYKQGDWSPGSARSMCSSPPSTPPLQSFFEDDTNKTDSSAEENYSPVCSDTECAENDEDDEVESTKSCSSIILESAAESNDFGDAFKMTTMRKQADIWTLSLLSRLSHSDEPVDKLADPAMIQPLIAYIRTTKNSRASRILARIIRNRAYLVTLLKQGFIFELQTMRGSEQYTRQLCALAETGCALGELASILLRGQETHKFIIAVSIPYLIQSKDSLRILLKTHDGLTLVFRVLADKRHCLHVNAIHAVCRLANALDIRPELVDRSQGEGVARIDYAKNLENHLKPAIVTFELDDGTTIDAYRYILCQKSEVFSAMLEGNFYESGKRRVHLKNTSKEGLDTLLLAVNGMPYNERNIESLLDAVLLADKFLMPDILESLIERSLLNINFQNISRTWHWARTNSCHELRLGCIKIFLTAKSTKSEKLDAFEDFSKSEHFSLFIDDVEQVLKTGLSCH; this is translated from the exons ATGTCAACTAGCAGTGAGAAAAATGACAGGCAATTAAGCCTCAACCTGATCAAGGATTTGAAGTCAGATTCAAAGACCGAGATTTGTTCGTCATTGACACTTTTGAAAAGAGActcaaaatgtcaaaaacagTTTGTCTTGGACGGAGGTCTTCTTTTATTAgttcaactttttcactccGATAGTCTCAAGATTTTGGATCTATTGTTGAGTGTCCTGGCTAACATGTGCCTCCACACATACGTCAGGATCGAG TTTCGCAGCAGAAACCCTGCCTCCGAGGTGACGaatcttttgaaaaataataagtcACAGAGCATTCAATGTCGTGCTTGCAGATTGATTGGAAATCTGGCCGAATGTTCGTGGCATGCTAGAGCTTTGTGCCAAGCAGGTGTTGTTAGAATTATTACCAACGTGTTGAAATCCTCAAAGACAATTCGACGTGTTCAAATTACAGCTGTTAGAGCTATCAG GAATATTTGGTCCTCAACAAAAAGCAGTCGTGAAGAAATTCTAGAGGTGGGAACGTTTCGTGAGATAACAACTATATTTGTACTCaccaatgaaaaaaaagaagaaaagagtaACCAAGAGTTAATCCATGTCTGTCTGAAAGCTATGCTTGCCTTTGTTCAATCATCGGACCCACGATGTGGCTCTCAATTACAGGAAGGGTTTAAATGTATAGTTGATCACAGccaaaaaaagaatgaaatggcTATCAAATGCTTGTATGTTCTCTCTCAAATTGCGGAGTATCGACCATCACTAGGAACATTGGGTGCTGTTGAATGTATTGTATCGTCAATAACTGAAGATAGCAAATTTTTGTGGGAATTGTTGGGAAGTCTGTGTCTATTTTGTCGAGAGGCTATTAATCGCGCTCGAGTACGATCAAGTACTG GTTTAGAAGTCATGctgggaattttgaaaagaccAGAACACGACCGATATCATCCTATGTTGTTACATGCTCTAGCACAGTTCGTATATGATGATCCAagcattttgaaaatgataaaaaatggtTTGTTGGATGTACTGATTATGAAACTGCAAGAAATGACAGCAGAAAGTACAGGTGATGATGCAGAACGATatgtaacaaaaaaacgaAGTGCTTCTAGTCCTTTGAGCCATAGAACAGAGACCAAATTTAACAGGAGCGAATTTGGACG TTATTTAAATACCAGGTACAGCTTGGACTACAAACAAGGTGACTGGAGTCCAGGAAGTGCTAGAAGTATGTGTTCATCACCACCGAGCACACCACCCCTCCAATCCTTCTTTGAGGATGATACAAACAAAACAGATAGCAGCGCCGAAGAAAACTACAGTCCAGTATGCAGCGATACTGAATGTGCTGAAAATGATGAAG ATGACGAGGTCGAGTCTACAAAAAGCTGCTCATCCATCATTCTGGAATCTGCAGCAGAGTCAAACGACTTTGGTGATGCTTTCAAAATGACGACGATGAGGAAACAAGCTGACATATGGACATTATCGCTGCTAAGTCGTTTGAGCCATTCAGATGAACCAGTTGACAAGCTGGCTGACCCTGCAATGATCCAGCCATTGATCGCTTATATTCGAACAACGAAGAATAGTAGAGCATCGAGAATACTAGCTAGAATTATTAG gAATAGAGCCTATTTGGTCACACTGTTGAAGCAAGGATTCATCTTCGAACTGCAAACTATGCGCGGTTCAGAGCAGTACACTCGGCAGCTTTGTGCATTGGCAGAAACGGGCTGTGCCCTCGGCGAACTTGCTTCGATATTGCTCCGAGGCCAAGAAACTCACAAATTCATTATAGCTGTGTCGATTCCATATTTAATACAGTCCAAGGATTCACTTCGAATCCTGTTGAAAACGCACGATGGCTTAACTTTGGTATTTCGGGTCTTGGCTGACAAAAGGCACTGTTTGCACGTAAATGCAATCCACGCCGTTTGTCGGTTGGCCAATGCTCTAGACATCCGGCCAGAATTAGTCGATAGAAGCCAAGGGGAAGGTGTGGCTCGAATTGACTACGCTAAGAATTTAGAAAATCATTTAAAGCCTGCAATAGTGACGTTTGAGCTAGACGATGGAACTACCATAGATGCGTATCGGTACATTCTATGTCAAAAATCTGAGGTTTTCTCCGCAATGttggaaggaaatttttacGAGTCTGGTAAACGCAGGGTACACCTGAAGAATACGTCCAAAGAAGGTCTGGATACGTTACTACTAGCAGTAAATGGTATGCCAtataatgaaagaaatatcGAATCCCTACTAGACGCTGTACTTTTAGCTGATAAGTTTTTGATGCCAGATATTCTTGAATCGTTGATAGAACGATCCcttttaaatatcaattttcaaaatattagtCGAACATGGCACTGGGCACGTACCAATTCCTGCCATGAGCTTAGACTtggttgtataaaaatatttttaaccgcGAAATCCACCAAATCTGAGAAATTGGACGCATTtgaggatttttcaaaaagtgagCATTTTTCACTGTTCATCGATGATGTCGAACAAGTACTAAAAACTGGACTTTCTTGTCATTGA
- the LOC107217473 gene encoding uncharacterized protein LOC107217473 isoform X3 codes for MSTSSEKNDRQLSLNLIKDLKSDSKTEICSSLTLLKRDSKCQKQFVLDGGLLLLVQLFHSDSLKILDLLLSVLANMCLHTYVRIEFRSRNPASEVTNLLKNNKSQSIQCRACRLIGNLAECSWHARALCQAGVVRIITNVLKSSKTIRRVQITAVRAIRNIWSSTKSSREEILEVGTFREITTIFVLTNEKKEEKSNQELIHVCLKAMLAFVQSSDPRCGSQLQEGFKCLEVMLGILKRPEHDRYHPMLLHALAQFVYDDPSILKMIKNGLLDVLIMKLQEMTAESTGDDAERYVTKKRSASSPLSHRTETKFNRSEFGRYLNTRYSLDYKQGDWSPGSARSMCSSPPSTPPLQSFFEDDTNKTDSSAEENYSPVCSDTECAENDEDDEVESTKSCSSIILESAAESNDFGDAFKMTTMRKQADIWTLSLLSRLSHSDEPVDKLADPAMIQPLIAYIRTTKNSRASRILARIIRNRAYLVTLLKQGFIFELQTMRGSEQYTRQLCALAETGCALGELASILLRGQETHKFIIAVSIPYLIQSKDSLRILLKTHDGLTLVFRVLADKRHCLHVNAIHAVCRLANALDIRPELVDRSQGEGVARIDYAKNLENHLKPAIVTFELDDGTTIDAYRYILCQKSEVFSAMLEGNFYESGKRRVHLKNTSKEGLDTLLLAVNGMPYNERNIESLLDAVLLADKFLMPDILESLIERSLLNINFQNISRTWHWARTNSCHELRLGCIKIFLTAKSTKSEKLDAFEDFSKSEHFSLFIDDVEQVLKTGLSCH; via the exons ATGTCAACTAGCAGTGAGAAAAATGACAGGCAATTAAGCCTCAACCTGATCAAGGATTTGAAGTCAGATTCAAAGACCGAGATTTGTTCGTCATTGACACTTTTGAAAAGAGActcaaaatgtcaaaaacagTTTGTCTTGGACGGAGGTCTTCTTTTATTAgttcaactttttcactccGATAGTCTCAAGATTTTGGATCTATTGTTGAGTGTCCTGGCTAACATGTGCCTCCACACATACGTCAGGATCGAG TTTCGCAGCAGAAACCCTGCCTCCGAGGTGACGaatcttttgaaaaataataagtcACAGAGCATTCAATGTCGTGCTTGCAGATTGATTGGAAATCTGGCCGAATGTTCGTGGCATGCTAGAGCTTTGTGCCAAGCAGGTGTTGTTAGAATTATTACCAACGTGTTGAAATCCTCAAAGACAATTCGACGTGTTCAAATTACAGCTGTTAGAGCTATCAG GAATATTTGGTCCTCAACAAAAAGCAGTCGTGAAGAAATTCTAGAGGTGGGAACGTTTCGTGAGATAACAACTATATTTGTACTCaccaatgaaaaaaaagaagaaaagagtaACCAAGAGTTAATCCATGTCTGTCTGAAAGCTATGCTTGCCTTTGTTCAATCATCGGACCCACGATGTGGCTCTCAATTACAGGAAGGGTTTAAAT GTTTAGAAGTCATGctgggaattttgaaaagaccAGAACACGACCGATATCATCCTATGTTGTTACATGCTCTAGCACAGTTCGTATATGATGATCCAagcattttgaaaatgataaaaaatggtTTGTTGGATGTACTGATTATGAAACTGCAAGAAATGACAGCAGAAAGTACAGGTGATGATGCAGAACGATatgtaacaaaaaaacgaAGTGCTTCTAGTCCTTTGAGCCATAGAACAGAGACCAAATTTAACAGGAGCGAATTTGGACG TTATTTAAATACCAGGTACAGCTTGGACTACAAACAAGGTGACTGGAGTCCAGGAAGTGCTAGAAGTATGTGTTCATCACCACCGAGCACACCACCCCTCCAATCCTTCTTTGAGGATGATACAAACAAAACAGATAGCAGCGCCGAAGAAAACTACAGTCCAGTATGCAGCGATACTGAATGTGCTGAAAATGATGAAG ATGACGAGGTCGAGTCTACAAAAAGCTGCTCATCCATCATTCTGGAATCTGCAGCAGAGTCAAACGACTTTGGTGATGCTTTCAAAATGACGACGATGAGGAAACAAGCTGACATATGGACATTATCGCTGCTAAGTCGTTTGAGCCATTCAGATGAACCAGTTGACAAGCTGGCTGACCCTGCAATGATCCAGCCATTGATCGCTTATATTCGAACAACGAAGAATAGTAGAGCATCGAGAATACTAGCTAGAATTATTAG gAATAGAGCCTATTTGGTCACACTGTTGAAGCAAGGATTCATCTTCGAACTGCAAACTATGCGCGGTTCAGAGCAGTACACTCGGCAGCTTTGTGCATTGGCAGAAACGGGCTGTGCCCTCGGCGAACTTGCTTCGATATTGCTCCGAGGCCAAGAAACTCACAAATTCATTATAGCTGTGTCGATTCCATATTTAATACAGTCCAAGGATTCACTTCGAATCCTGTTGAAAACGCACGATGGCTTAACTTTGGTATTTCGGGTCTTGGCTGACAAAAGGCACTGTTTGCACGTAAATGCAATCCACGCCGTTTGTCGGTTGGCCAATGCTCTAGACATCCGGCCAGAATTAGTCGATAGAAGCCAAGGGGAAGGTGTGGCTCGAATTGACTACGCTAAGAATTTAGAAAATCATTTAAAGCCTGCAATAGTGACGTTTGAGCTAGACGATGGAACTACCATAGATGCGTATCGGTACATTCTATGTCAAAAATCTGAGGTTTTCTCCGCAATGttggaaggaaatttttacGAGTCTGGTAAACGCAGGGTACACCTGAAGAATACGTCCAAAGAAGGTCTGGATACGTTACTACTAGCAGTAAATGGTATGCCAtataatgaaagaaatatcGAATCCCTACTAGACGCTGTACTTTTAGCTGATAAGTTTTTGATGCCAGATATTCTTGAATCGTTGATAGAACGATCCcttttaaatatcaattttcaaaatattagtCGAACATGGCACTGGGCACGTACCAATTCCTGCCATGAGCTTAGACTtggttgtataaaaatatttttaaccgcGAAATCCACCAAATCTGAGAAATTGGACGCATTtgaggatttttcaaaaagtgagCATTTTTCACTGTTCATCGATGATGTCGAACAAGTACTAAAAACTGGACTTTCTTGTCATTGA
- the LOC107217160 gene encoding density-regulated protein homolog isoform X2, whose amino-acid sequence MNDCIVSLLKITRTKKYCEYYPEYEKCKHWLERNLPTEFEKVKLEDAAADSGGGEDEKKRQKRGGKGMLKTKKKEDVPKLVTVSRAPRGKKKSVTVVTGLSTFDIDLKVAAKFFGSKFACGSSVTGDDEIVIQGDVKDDLYDVIPEKWPQIDEDSIDDLGDQKR is encoded by the exons ATGAATGATTGTATTGTATCACTATTGAAAATTACACGCACAAAAAAG TACTGCGAATATTATCCGGAATATGAGAAGTGCAAACACTGGCTGGAGAGAAACCTTCCTACAGAATTTGAGAAAGTTAAATTAG AGGATGCAGCAGCTGATTCGGGAGGTGGGGAAGATGAGAAGAAGCGACAGAAACGTGGTGGTAAAGGAATGttaaaaacaaagaagaaagaagacgTACCAAAATTGGTAACTGTTTCAAGGGCTCCAAGAGGCAAAAAGAAGTCTGTCACAGTTGTTACGGGTCTTAGTACGTTTG ATATCGACCTTAAGGTAGCAGCTAAATTTTTTGGTAGTAAATTTGCATGTGGCTCCAGTGTAACGGGGGATGACGAAATAGTAATTCAAGGAGATGTCAAGGATGACTTGTATGACGTTATCCCTGAAAAGTGGCCACAA ATTGATGAGGATTCAATAGATGACCTTGGCGATCAGAAAAGATAG
- the LOC107217147 gene encoding transmembrane protein 120 homolog — translation MDTDVETCLKDWNELTQEYKVLEALNREYCAKLEEVGELQAKCLQGISHQRYRMNVITKSLRQLDASDVRQSLDKDINRRLEQLHEMEQILPKPNGTYLKIILGNVNVSILNKMDKFKYKDEYEKFKLVLSMIGFVLSVVNLFTNVRTLELSFMFLLVWYYCTLTIRESILKVNGSRIKGWWRFHHFLSTVVSGVLLVWPNTGPWYAFRGQFMWFNVYISVVQYLQFRYQHGVLYRLKALGERHNMDITIEGFHSWMWRGLSFLLPFLFVGYLFQLFNAYTLYKLIWHPEATWHVPVLSFTFLVLFLGNTITTVMVIPQKLRERVRNSLPGVFSSITERRKEATVKKNSENKSE, via the exons ATGGATACCGACGTGGAAACTTGTCTCAAGGATTGGAATGAGTTAACGCAAGAGTACAAAGTCTTGGAG GCGTTGAACAGAGAGTACTGTGCAAAGTTGGAAGAGGTAGGCGAGCTTCAGGCAAAATGTTTGCAGGGAATATCGCACCAGCGATATAGAATGAACGTGATAACCAAGTCTCTCAGGCA ATTAGATGCTAGTGACGTGCGTCAATCTTTAGATAAGGACATAAACAGACGACTTGAACAGTTACACGAAATGGAACAGATATTGCCAAAACCAAACGGGACTTACTTGAAGATCATACTGGGCAATGTCAATGTTTCAATATTAAACAAAATGGACAA GTTTAAGTACAAAGACGAATATGAGAAATTCAAGTTAGTTCTGTCGATGATCGGCTTTGTCTTATCTGTTGTTAATCTCTTCACCAATGTGAG GACACTGGAGCTAAGCTTCATGTTTCTCTTGGTTTGGTATTACTGCACATTGACTATACGTGAGAGTATATTGAAGGTCAATGGATCAAGAATAAAAGGTTGGTGGCGTTTTCATCATTTCTTGTCAACTGTAGTATCTGGAGTTCTATTGGTTTGGCCAAATACAGGTCCTTGGTATGCTTTTCGTGGCCAGTTTATGTGGTTCAACGTCTACATTA GCGTGGTTCAATATCTGCAGTTCCGATATCAACACGGTGTATTATATCGTTTGAAGGCCTTGGGTGAGCGGCACAACATGGACATAACAATCGAAGGTTTTCATTCCTGGATGTGGCGCGGACTGTCATTTCttcttccatttttatttgtgGGCTATCTTTTTCAATTGTTCAACGCCTATACACTCTACAAGCTGATATGGCATCCTGAGGCGACTTGGCATGTTCCCGTATTGAGTTTTACATTTCTCGTGCTCTTTCTAGGAAACACGATAACTACGGTTATGGTTATACCCCAGAAATTACGCGAGCGCGTTCGAAACAGCTTGCCAGGTGTTTTCTCATCAATAACAGAACGTAGAAAAGAGGctactgtgaaaaaaaactctGAGAATAAATCCGAATAA
- the LOC107217473 gene encoding armadillo repeat-containing protein 5 isoform X2, with translation MSTSSEKNDRQLSLNLIKDLKSDSKTEICSSLTLLKRDSKCQKQFVLDGGLLLLVQLFHSDSLKILDLLLSVLANMCLHTYVRIEFRSRNPASEVTNLLKNNKSQSIQCRACRLIGNLAECSWHARALCQAGVVRIITNVLKSSKTIRRVQITAVRAIRNIWSSTKSSREEILEVGTFREITTIFVLTNEKKEEKSNQELIHVCLKAMLAFVQSSDPRCGSQLQEGFKCIVDHSQKKNEMAIKCLYVLSQIAEYRPSLGTLGAVECIVSSITEDSKFLWELLGSLCLFCREAINRARVRSSTGLEVMLGILKRPEHDRYHPMLLHALAQFVYDDPSILKMIKNGLLDVLIMKLQEMTAESTGDDAERYVTKKRSASSPLSHRTETKFNRSEFGRYSLDYKQGDWSPGSARSMCSSPPSTPPLQSFFEDDTNKTDSSAEENYSPVCSDTECAENDEDDEVESTKSCSSIILESAAESNDFGDAFKMTTMRKQADIWTLSLLSRLSHSDEPVDKLADPAMIQPLIAYIRTTKNSRASRILARIIRNRAYLVTLLKQGFIFELQTMRGSEQYTRQLCALAETGCALGELASILLRGQETHKFIIAVSIPYLIQSKDSLRILLKTHDGLTLVFRVLADKRHCLHVNAIHAVCRLANALDIRPELVDRSQGEGVARIDYAKNLENHLKPAIVTFELDDGTTIDAYRYILCQKSEVFSAMLEGNFYESGKRRVHLKNTSKEGLDTLLLAVNGMPYNERNIESLLDAVLLADKFLMPDILESLIERSLLNINFQNISRTWHWARTNSCHELRLGCIKIFLTAKSTKSEKLDAFEDFSKSEHFSLFIDDVEQVLKTGLSCH, from the exons ATGTCAACTAGCAGTGAGAAAAATGACAGGCAATTAAGCCTCAACCTGATCAAGGATTTGAAGTCAGATTCAAAGACCGAGATTTGTTCGTCATTGACACTTTTGAAAAGAGActcaaaatgtcaaaaacagTTTGTCTTGGACGGAGGTCTTCTTTTATTAgttcaactttttcactccGATAGTCTCAAGATTTTGGATCTATTGTTGAGTGTCCTGGCTAACATGTGCCTCCACACATACGTCAGGATCGAG TTTCGCAGCAGAAACCCTGCCTCCGAGGTGACGaatcttttgaaaaataataagtcACAGAGCATTCAATGTCGTGCTTGCAGATTGATTGGAAATCTGGCCGAATGTTCGTGGCATGCTAGAGCTTTGTGCCAAGCAGGTGTTGTTAGAATTATTACCAACGTGTTGAAATCCTCAAAGACAATTCGACGTGTTCAAATTACAGCTGTTAGAGCTATCAG GAATATTTGGTCCTCAACAAAAAGCAGTCGTGAAGAAATTCTAGAGGTGGGAACGTTTCGTGAGATAACAACTATATTTGTACTCaccaatgaaaaaaaagaagaaaagagtaACCAAGAGTTAATCCATGTCTGTCTGAAAGCTATGCTTGCCTTTGTTCAATCATCGGACCCACGATGTGGCTCTCAATTACAGGAAGGGTTTAAATGTATAGTTGATCACAGccaaaaaaagaatgaaatggcTATCAAATGCTTGTATGTTCTCTCTCAAATTGCGGAGTATCGACCATCACTAGGAACATTGGGTGCTGTTGAATGTATTGTATCGTCAATAACTGAAGATAGCAAATTTTTGTGGGAATTGTTGGGAAGTCTGTGTCTATTTTGTCGAGAGGCTATTAATCGCGCTCGAGTACGATCAAGTACTG GTTTAGAAGTCATGctgggaattttgaaaagaccAGAACACGACCGATATCATCCTATGTTGTTACATGCTCTAGCACAGTTCGTATATGATGATCCAagcattttgaaaatgataaaaaatggtTTGTTGGATGTACTGATTATGAAACTGCAAGAAATGACAGCAGAAAGTACAGGTGATGATGCAGAACGATatgtaacaaaaaaacgaAGTGCTTCTAGTCCTTTGAGCCATAGAACAGAGACCAAATTTAACAGGAGCGAATTTGGACG GTACAGCTTGGACTACAAACAAGGTGACTGGAGTCCAGGAAGTGCTAGAAGTATGTGTTCATCACCACCGAGCACACCACCCCTCCAATCCTTCTTTGAGGATGATACAAACAAAACAGATAGCAGCGCCGAAGAAAACTACAGTCCAGTATGCAGCGATACTGAATGTGCTGAAAATGATGAAG ATGACGAGGTCGAGTCTACAAAAAGCTGCTCATCCATCATTCTGGAATCTGCAGCAGAGTCAAACGACTTTGGTGATGCTTTCAAAATGACGACGATGAGGAAACAAGCTGACATATGGACATTATCGCTGCTAAGTCGTTTGAGCCATTCAGATGAACCAGTTGACAAGCTGGCTGACCCTGCAATGATCCAGCCATTGATCGCTTATATTCGAACAACGAAGAATAGTAGAGCATCGAGAATACTAGCTAGAATTATTAG gAATAGAGCCTATTTGGTCACACTGTTGAAGCAAGGATTCATCTTCGAACTGCAAACTATGCGCGGTTCAGAGCAGTACACTCGGCAGCTTTGTGCATTGGCAGAAACGGGCTGTGCCCTCGGCGAACTTGCTTCGATATTGCTCCGAGGCCAAGAAACTCACAAATTCATTATAGCTGTGTCGATTCCATATTTAATACAGTCCAAGGATTCACTTCGAATCCTGTTGAAAACGCACGATGGCTTAACTTTGGTATTTCGGGTCTTGGCTGACAAAAGGCACTGTTTGCACGTAAATGCAATCCACGCCGTTTGTCGGTTGGCCAATGCTCTAGACATCCGGCCAGAATTAGTCGATAGAAGCCAAGGGGAAGGTGTGGCTCGAATTGACTACGCTAAGAATTTAGAAAATCATTTAAAGCCTGCAATAGTGACGTTTGAGCTAGACGATGGAACTACCATAGATGCGTATCGGTACATTCTATGTCAAAAATCTGAGGTTTTCTCCGCAATGttggaaggaaatttttacGAGTCTGGTAAACGCAGGGTACACCTGAAGAATACGTCCAAAGAAGGTCTGGATACGTTACTACTAGCAGTAAATGGTATGCCAtataatgaaagaaatatcGAATCCCTACTAGACGCTGTACTTTTAGCTGATAAGTTTTTGATGCCAGATATTCTTGAATCGTTGATAGAACGATCCcttttaaatatcaattttcaaaatattagtCGAACATGGCACTGGGCACGTACCAATTCCTGCCATGAGCTTAGACTtggttgtataaaaatatttttaaccgcGAAATCCACCAAATCTGAGAAATTGGACGCATTtgaggatttttcaaaaagtgagCATTTTTCACTGTTCATCGATGATGTCGAACAAGTACTAAAAACTGGACTTTCTTGTCATTGA
- the LOC107217160 gene encoding density-regulated protein homolog isoform X1, protein MSGPKADFVYPLRVQYCGNCSLPIEYCEYYPEYEKCKHWLERNLPTEFEKVKLEDAAADSGGGEDEKKRQKRGGKGMLKTKKKEDVPKLVTVSRAPRGKKKSVTVVTGLSTFDIDLKVAAKFFGSKFACGSSVTGDDEIVIQGDVKDDLYDVIPEKWPQIDEDSIDDLGDQKR, encoded by the exons ATGTCAGGACCTAAAGCTGATTTCGTTTATCCACTAAGAGTACAATACTGCGGAAATTGTTCACTTCCCATCGAA TACTGCGAATATTATCCGGAATATGAGAAGTGCAAACACTGGCTGGAGAGAAACCTTCCTACAGAATTTGAGAAAGTTAAATTAG AGGATGCAGCAGCTGATTCGGGAGGTGGGGAAGATGAGAAGAAGCGACAGAAACGTGGTGGTAAAGGAATGttaaaaacaaagaagaaagaagacgTACCAAAATTGGTAACTGTTTCAAGGGCTCCAAGAGGCAAAAAGAAGTCTGTCACAGTTGTTACGGGTCTTAGTACGTTTG ATATCGACCTTAAGGTAGCAGCTAAATTTTTTGGTAGTAAATTTGCATGTGGCTCCAGTGTAACGGGGGATGACGAAATAGTAATTCAAGGAGATGTCAAGGATGACTTGTATGACGTTATCCCTGAAAAGTGGCCACAA ATTGATGAGGATTCAATAGATGACCTTGGCGATCAGAAAAGATAG
- the LOC107217160 gene encoding density-regulated protein homolog isoform X3, translated as MYCEYYPEYEKCKHWLERNLPTEFEKVKLEDAAADSGGGEDEKKRQKRGGKGMLKTKKKEDVPKLVTVSRAPRGKKKSVTVVTGLSTFDIDLKVAAKFFGSKFACGSSVTGDDEIVIQGDVKDDLYDVIPEKWPQIDEDSIDDLGDQKR; from the exons ATG TACTGCGAATATTATCCGGAATATGAGAAGTGCAAACACTGGCTGGAGAGAAACCTTCCTACAGAATTTGAGAAAGTTAAATTAG AGGATGCAGCAGCTGATTCGGGAGGTGGGGAAGATGAGAAGAAGCGACAGAAACGTGGTGGTAAAGGAATGttaaaaacaaagaagaaagaagacgTACCAAAATTGGTAACTGTTTCAAGGGCTCCAAGAGGCAAAAAGAAGTCTGTCACAGTTGTTACGGGTCTTAGTACGTTTG ATATCGACCTTAAGGTAGCAGCTAAATTTTTTGGTAGTAAATTTGCATGTGGCTCCAGTGTAACGGGGGATGACGAAATAGTAATTCAAGGAGATGTCAAGGATGACTTGTATGACGTTATCCCTGAAAAGTGGCCACAA ATTGATGAGGATTCAATAGATGACCTTGGCGATCAGAAAAGATAG